cccgcagcccccgcaccggcccggccccccccgccccggcgcggaGCCGGCGCCTGGGCCCACCTTCGCCCAAGAGTCCTCGACCGCGGCGCCGGGAGGCTCCGCCATCTTCCGTCCGCCCCGGTCATGTGACCGCCGCGGGGGCCGACGGGAAACGCAgtccggccccccccccgctcctccgccAGGGGGCGCTCGGGTGACGCCGTGACGTCAGCGTGACGCTACGACCCGGGGCGGGCTCCGGGCTCCGTCCCGCGTCCCGGAACCGCTCGGTCGCCCCGGGGCGGGGTGTTCGGGGTCGCCCCGGGGAGGGGCGGTGCTTCGGGACTCGGAGGCGCTGGGTCGCCCCGCGGGCGGGTGTCGGAGCCGCTGGGtcgccccggtgccggggggCGGCGCTCAGAGCATCTCGGTCGCGCCGGGTGGGGGGGCAGTCGGGGCTGGGTGGCCCTCGGTCGCCCCAGGGGCGGGGGTCGGAGCAGCTGGGTCGCCCCGGTGCGCGCTGGGGACTCAGAGCCTCTCAGTCGCCCTGGGCGGGGGACGGGTGTCGGGGCTCGGATCCGCTCGGTCGCCCCGGGGTGGTGGCGGGTGTCGGGGCTCGCAGCTACTCGGTTGCCCCTGGGGCGGGGGTCGGAGCCGCTCGGTcgccccgggcgggggggggtcggggctcggtcgccccggggcgggggggggtcgcgGGGGCGGCAGCCCGGAGCACAGACACGCAGAGGGGGAGCAGCCTCTTTACTGTCACACGGCGGGGGGTCCGGGCTCAGCGCTACAGCCGAGGAGCCGCTGCGGCATCCCCCCTCTCACCAGGGGATGGCAGAGACCCCCGGCCCCTCCAGGCGCTGGAGGGTGCAGCCCCCGTGCTGTACCCCACGCTGACGGCGGCAGGACACGGACCCCCGGCTCCCGTCCCGCCGGTGTGGGGTCCGCAGGGTTGCGCGTGACGGAGTGCGAGCCCCCTCATGGGCCACGGTCCGGGCTCAGGCGCTGCTGTAGGAGGTCCCAGGCCTTCTCCACCTGCCAGAGAATCCACACGGGGCCGCACCTCAGAGCCCGCCGCCAGGCCAGGGACGAGGCAGGTGGCACCACAGCACGGGCAGGGGCGTCACATGGGGGTCTCACACCTCCTCTCCCTTCCGTGCTGCATTGACACCCCCAGATTTATCCCTCGTGGCAGCCTCGCTGGCGAGCAGCACGCCCAGGCATGCCACACGTGACCTGGGCACTGAGCCCTCCGCTCACCATCACCCGCCTCCCCCTTGGCCACCCGAGCCGGACCCCGGTGCTGCAGCCAGCCCGGGGCTCACCTGCTTGCGGGTGACGTCCGGCTCCCAGAGCGTGCACAGCACCACCTGCGACTGCTCCACTCGTTGGCTGTTGGTCATCTGGCTCCGCAGCCGGCCGCGAGCCACCTCCTCGCTCAGCCCATCCCTGGCCATGATGCGCTTCACCGCCTGGCAGGACCCGAGGGGACATCAGGCGCTCGGAGGGGCCGccgagaaccagccccagcagcgagCGAGGGGCCCAGGGGCATCGCCCACCTCCTCCTCGGGGATGACGGCCGTCCACACCTCGTGGACCATGTCTTGCCAGCCAGCCTCCAGCAGCACGGCAGCGTCCAGCACACACACGGCCTTCCCTGCGGAACGAGGCCATTCCTCATTACCTGGCAATCGCGGCTGCTCCTTGGCGTCCATCCCAGCCCGTCCACTTACGCGCGTAGAGTCAGGCCTTCCTGCAAAATGGCAGCACAGACGCTTTACTGCTGAGCCAAAGAACCACGCATGGAAAAGAGAGCGGCAGGCAGCGGCTGTGCTTGTTTTAAGGGCACACCTGGGCTGGCAGGTCACGGCAAGCCAATGCCTTCAGCCAAACGTCTAGTGAGCTACCAACAGCATCTCCCAAGAGGTGGAAAAATTCTCCTCCCAGAAGGGATATGCACCACACGCGCTGCTGGAGCACTTCACCAAAACCGAACTTGAAGTCGTGCGGGAAAGAGAAAGCAACCCTCCCTCAGAGCAGGAAGCCTGAGAAAAGCCCGGTCCCGCTGAGCCGAGGGGTTTGCTCAGGGATGTGCTAGTGAAAATCCCCAGCGAGCTGCCCCGCAGAGAAGAGGAGCACGGAAAACACTCACAGTGCTGCCAAACGCTGCAGATTCCCGGGGCTCCGGGTCGTGGCGTGCTGCACAGGGCCATGCCCCCAACTCCCACCTTTGTGCTGCGATGGCAGCCCCCCCCAGTTACCGTTACCTTGAGCATCTGCCTCCCTGATCTGCTCCTTGACCATCCGCGCCATCTCAGGCCACACGATGTCCGTGAGACTCTTCAGCCGCTCCTAGAAAGGACCAGGACGGGAGTCAGTTACTTGCCCTCGGAACTCCCGGGCAGCCAACAAAGGGACGGCTGGCGGCAGCAGCGGTCAGAAGGCACCCAGAAAGAGCCTGCTAAAGCACAGGGGATGGACCCATCCCGTCGCCTCTCGCACAGCGCACGGAAACAGAATTCCACGGCTCCCGCGCCCGCTGATGGGGTCAAGGCTCTTTTTCCTATCATTTTCCCTGCCTGGCCAGGCACGGCAGAACCTCGGCGTCCGCTGCAAGGGGCGCTTTGGAAAGACCCGCTCGCAGCAGCACCCACGCGAGACCCGTCCGTCCCGGGGGACGCCTCCAGCTGCCTTGgcgcctgggctggggcagcccgCGGGACCCCAGTGAAGGGCCAAGCCCTGCCGCGGCCAACAAAGCCCGGCGCAGAGGGTCGGGTTCGGCTGCCGCGTCACCCAGCCCCACCGGGGACAAGTCCGAATGACAGAAGGGTGAGAGAGCACCGGGGCCGCGTACATCAGGGCTGTTGCTCCGCACTGGGTGAAGGAcagaggggatggggacggggatgcggcagcagctgctggggcgAGAGGAGCAGGTCCAGCACGGCTGCTGCCTCGGCTACAGAAACAAGATCTCTGTGTCCTGCCCTGTCCGTACACCACTGCCGGAAAGTACAGTCAGGAAGGCGTCACCAGCTCAAagggctgaaaaacaaaaagcctcaGCACAGAGAGTTCCCCGCTCAGGAGATTAAACATTGACAGTGTCTGTGCTCCTCTTACCTGGTTTCCAAACACTTTGGCCCCGAGGACTTTCCTGTTAATCGTCCCGTCTTCATTCACGATTTCTGCAAGAGAGAAGCAGAACAGGCTTGGGAGGAATGAACCCAACTCACGTCCCCGCCGCAAGCCCAGGTGAAAGGGTTTCAGCTCTCAAAGGGACCCAGAAAGGAGCTGTAGGACCTGACCAGCAGCTCTTCTCCTCACTCCAGAAATGCACAGGGAAGAGCTTTTCCTAGACAAGCTGCAGCCCCGTTCAGCCTTCCACACCAGGCGCTTTACAGCAGCTCTGACGTGGGACGCGCCAGACTTGGGGAAAGCAGGGGTTCGCCCCGCTCGGGGCCCCGCCATCACCGAATCAGCTGCAGAGCCCCATGTGGGTGGTGCGGAGCCCAAAGCCcgcggggagggaagggagcgCGGGCCAGGACGGCTCCCGGGGACGCGAGGATGATggcacatccctccctcctcccagtctTCCCCGCAGCCTTCGCTGGCTCTACCTGCCCCAAAGGCCGCCACCACCCGCTCGTAGGCAGGGCCACCAGGGACGTAGACAGCGTGGCCCAGCTTGTCGGCGTCGATGAGGAatgctcccagctgccccaggagtttGGCGATGGAGGTTTTCCCACTCCCGGTTCCTCCAGTCAGGCCGATCACGTACGGGCGCGAAGGCAACGTAGGGTCTTGCTatgggaagaaggaaagcagTTGCCAGCAGACAGAAGACATGGGCTCTGCTGGAGAATCCTGACTACCCGGCCTGGAGATGGGCACAGAAGGTCCTGGTCCTGCAGAGCAgggtcctgctcctgccagggGCCAGTGCAGGCGACAGGCAGGGAGTCCTCCAAAACTTGTCCCGCTGCGGCAGGGGGACGGGCTGGCTCTCCAGCCCCCGAGGCTGCCACCCCTCCTCCCGGGCACACCCGTGGCAGCCCGTGGCTCCCCAGGCGTCCTCCCTCACCCGCGGGGGCCGCAGCAACGTCCCCAGcagcctctgccggaggctggAGGAGCTGATCTTCTCCTCCTCGTTCTGACTGTGGTCGGGGTCCTTCATCAACAGGATCTCGTAGAGAGCCAGCTCGGGGAGCCCCTGCCGAAAGAAGAGAGCCCCGAGGGCCGTCAGCCCTGAGGGAAGGGGGCTCGGCGGGGGGTCAAGGCCTGAACGAAGCAGCACAAACGAGGCCGTGGCCGCCCTCAGTGTCCCCACGGGGGCAGCTCCGTCCCTGCGAGGGGCATGTTGCTGGCAGCCAAGAGGGGAAGGGAGCCCACAGATCTGCCCGTCGGAGCCTGACCCTCCCCACACACGGGGCTGGCAGCACTGCCCAGGGTCGTGCCACGCACGGGGGCTGCTGCACCCGCCTCGGGGCGCACGTGGTCGGGAGCAGCTCGGTGCAAAGCACCCATCTGTGTGCAAGGTGCCGGCAGACGTGTGTGCTGGCATCCTCCCCTCAAGCCTGGGCTGCGGCACCCCGGAGCACACAACGGCCGCAGCTGCTGGCCAAGACACGATCTGCCCCCAGCCAGCGGCcgagggggtgggaaggggcagcccAGCGGGCTCCTGCGCAGGCATTACGTTTTCGAGTCTCTTCTTGTTCACGGCCTCCCCTCCCCTGCGGGTCTCCTCGCTGACCACCAAGCACTGCAGGTCGGGGTCCGTGATCGAGGGGCCGTAGGGGTCGGCCAGAGGCACGATGTCGTAACGCAGCGAGGGCTTCACGTCCTCCAGGAACTCGCGCAGCTTCGCCGCTCGCACCTCGTACGGCTCGATCAGCTCCGCCAGGACCTTGTCTGCCAGGAACCAGGAGGGTGGAAAAGCAAGAGAGCGTCCGTTTAACAACGCGCAGCTCCCCGAGCGGCAGCGGAGAGCGATGGAAAAGTGAGACAGGGAGATGGAGATAAAACCCATCAGTGACTTTGGGAGgccgcctcctcctgcccccctcgcccccgctGCACCCTCAGCTCCTCGTCTGCACGCCTCGCTCGCTGGTAAAGATGGGACACCGGGTCCCCACCGTCGCCCTGCCGGGATAGCGCTGCCTGGGCGCTCTGGGTGCATGGCAGCCGGGACCCCCTGCACCGCAGGGACCCCGGACCCTCTCACCACCCTGGGCTGACCCCTCGGCCCCATACCGGCGACAGGGCCGGCCGCCCCCGTCTCCCCCCGCGCCAGCCCCGGGACTCACGGCGCAGCAGGTCGCCGTCGGCCACCCCGGCCAAGAGCCGGTGCCGGGCCAAGAGGCAACAGGCGCTGAGCAGGAGCCGGTGGGCGCCGTGGAGGCGGTCGAAGGTGCCGCCGACCGCCACGTCGGAGAAGTCGGGAAGCGCTTCCTCGGGGTCCCCAGGCTCCTCCGGGGGTTCGCCGTCGGGGGCGTCCCCGGGGCCGCCCAGCAGCAGGGCGGGCAGGCGCGGCGGGCAGCCGTAGGCGGCGGCGGCCAGGTGCTGCAGGCCCAGCTggaccggccccggcggccccggcgccTCGGCGGCCGAGGCCAGCAGgacgcggggcgggcgggccaggcggcggccggggcccAGCAGGACGCGCAGGTCCAGGCCccgctgcgccgccgccgcctcgtaAAGCGCTGCCAGGGCGCGGAgcagcgcggggccggcgggcggcgcggcggggagcggcgcgggggcGGCCAGGCGCAGCCCCGGCTGCAGGTGCACGTACAGCGGCCCCGCCAccacccccgccgccgccgccagcgccgccgccgcccgccggggcaGGACGGGCAGAGGCGCCGTCAGCACCAGCAGCCCCGAAGCGAAGGGCGCCATGGCCCCGCCGGAAGCGCCGCCGAACGCGACCCGGAACGCGCCTCGGCACCCGCGCCGCCTCCCgggacggcggcggggagcggtgtCGGTGCGcggcggaggggagggacgggcgccggcagccccggggcgggcgggcgccggGACCGGGCTCCGCCCGCGGAGGGAGGGGACGGGCAGACCCGGCCCCCCCGCCCGGTACCCTCGGGTACGGCCCCGCCGCATCCCGGGGACACCCTGCCCCACTCCCCGCGGGACCCCGGCGCGGAGCCCCCCGGGCTGaacccccgccgccagccccgggcagggctgctcGGCGAGAGGGGACAGAGCCGGGAGCCATgaggctgcgaaagagctttatTAGCAACACGGTGGGACCGAGCGCCCCCGGCCGGGACGGGCACCGCAGGGCCGGGGGTCTCCGCCGCAGCCCAGCCGCCCCGGTGTCCCGGGGGCTCGGCTCAGGGCTGGTCGTCGCCGGCCTCGCCGCGGCCGAACACGAAGTCGTGCATGGCCTGGACGAACGCGCAGCCGTCGGGGCTGGTCAGCCTCAGGCGCGAGAGCGGGGCGAAGAGCTGGGTGGTGACGCAgcgcaggggagggcagggggtgccgATGGCCTCCAGGAACGCCTGGCATCGCAGAAGGGTCAGACCCATCCCCGtcgcagccccacggccaccctcCGGCACGGACCCCTTCCCAGAGCCTTTCCCGCCTGGACTGACCTGCAGGACGTCCTCCACCTCCTGGGCCGTGTGGCAGAAGAGGCTCTGGCAGTGCTGCAGGTACCGGTGATAGAGGCCCCGCGTCTCGGCATCCAGGTCCTGCAGCTCCTCGGGGTCCGGGCGCTGCAGGTTGGCCAGGAAGCTGGTCTTGACGGGTCCGCACTCCACCAGCGTCAGGCTGCGGGAGGGAACGGGgcggcagcccccagccaggcacGTGAGCCATCGTGGTGTGG
This sequence is a window from Rissa tridactyla isolate bRisTri1 chromosome 19, bRisTri1.patW.cur.20221130, whole genome shotgun sequence. Protein-coding genes within it:
- the COASY gene encoding bifunctional coenzyme A synthase isoform X3, with the translated sequence MAPFASGLLVLTAPLPVLPRRAAAALAAAAGVVAGPLYVHLQPGLRLAAPAPLPAAPPAGPALLRALAALYEAAAAQRGLDLRVLLGPGRRLARPPRVLLASAAEAPGPPGPVQLGLQHLAAAAYGCPPRLPALLLGGPGDAPDGEPPEEPGDPEEALPDFSDVAVGGTFDRLHGAHRLLLSACCLLARHRLLAGVADGDLLRHKVLAELIEPYEVRAAKLREFLEDVKPSLRYDIVPLADPYGPSITDPDLQCLVVSEETRRGGEAVNKKRLENGLPELALYEILLMKDPDHSQNEEEKISSSSLRQRLLGTLLRPPRQDPTLPSRPYVIGLTGGTGSGKTSIAKLLGQLGAFLIDADKLGHAVYVPGGPAYERVVAAFGAEIVNEDGTINRKVLGAKVFGNQERLKSLTDIVWPEMARMVKEQIREADAQGRPDSTRGRPCVCWTLPCCWRLAGKTWSTRCGRPSSPRRRR
- the COASY gene encoding bifunctional coenzyme A synthase isoform X1; its protein translation is MAPFASGLLVLTAPLPVLPRRAAAALAAAAGVVAGPLYVHLQPGLRLAAPAPLPAAPPAGPALLRALAALYEAAAAQRGLDLRVLLGPGRRLARPPRVLLASAAEAPGPPGPVQLGLQHLAAAAYGCPPRLPALLLGGPGDAPDGEPPEEPGDPEEALPDFSDVAVGGTFDRLHGAHRLLLSACCLLARHRLLAGVADGDLLRHKVLAELIEPYEVRAAKLREFLEDVKPSLRYDIVPLADPYGPSITDPDLQCLVVSEETRRGGEAVNKKRLENGLPELALYEILLMKDPDHSQNEEEKISSSSLRQRLLGTLLRPPRQDPTLPSRPYVIGLTGGTGSGKTSIAKLLGQLGAFLIDADKLGHAVYVPGGPAYERVVAAFGAEIVNEDGTINRKVLGAKVFGNQERLKSLTDIVWPEMARMVKEQIREADAQGKAVCVLDAAVLLEAGWQDMVHEVWTAVIPEEEAVKRIMARDGLSEEVARGRLRSQMTNSQRVEQSQVVLCTLWEPDVTRKQVEKAWDLLQQRLSPDRGP
- the COASY gene encoding bifunctional coenzyme A synthase isoform X2 — translated: MAPFASGLLVLTAPLPVLPRRAAAALAAAAGVVAGPLYVHLQPGLRLAAPAPLPAAPPAGPALLRALAALYEAAAAQRGLDLRVLLGPGRRLARPPRVLLASAAEAPGPPGPVQLGLQHLAAAAYGCPPRLPALLLGGPGDAPDGEPPEEPGDPEEALPDFSDVAVGGTFDRLHGAHRLLLSACCLLARHRLLAGVADGDLLRHKVLAELIEPYEVRAAKLREFLEDVKPSLRYDIVPLADPYGPSITDPDLQCLVVSEETRRGGEAVNKKRLENQDPTLPSRPYVIGLTGGTGSGKTSIAKLLGQLGAFLIDADKLGHAVYVPGGPAYERVVAAFGAEIVNEDGTINRKVLGAKVFGNQERLKSLTDIVWPEMARMVKEQIREADAQGKAVCVLDAAVLLEAGWQDMVHEVWTAVIPEEEAVKRIMARDGLSEEVARGRLRSQMTNSQRVEQSQVVLCTLWEPDVTRKQVEKAWDLLQQRLSPDRGP